A window of the Butyricimonas faecalis genome harbors these coding sequences:
- a CDS encoding L-threonylcarbamoyladenylate synthase, with translation MLVRLFEDNPNDREIRKIVELLRNGGVIIYPTDTIYAIGCDINSVKAVQRVAAIRGVKAEKANFSMICKDLGNIAAYAKVNNEEFRLMKQYLPGPYTFVLPATSKLPNVLMNRRKTIGIRIPKNFIVQAIVEELGGPLLTTSVKVAEGEVEEYITDPELIHEKYHRLVDLVIDGGYGNNIPSTVIDCTGDEIIVTRQGLGEL, from the coding sequence ATGCTTGTACGTTTATTCGAGGACAATCCCAATGATCGGGAGATTCGAAAGATCGTTGAGCTCTTGCGTAATGGTGGTGTTATCATTTACCCGACCGACACGATTTATGCGATCGGGTGTGATATAAATAGCGTGAAAGCCGTTCAACGGGTTGCGGCTATTCGTGGCGTGAAAGCGGAAAAAGCAAATTTCTCGATGATCTGTAAGGATCTGGGAAACATTGCCGCTTATGCAAAGGTAAATAACGAAGAGTTCCGGTTGATGAAACAATATTTACCGGGACCGTATACTTTTGTATTGCCAGCTACCAGTAAGTTGCCCAATGTTTTGATGAATAGACGTAAAACAATAGGTATTCGAATACCCAAGAATTTTATTGTTCAGGCTATTGTCGAAGAACTGGGGGGGCCTTTGCTGACCACTTCGGTGAAAGTTGCAGAAGGAGAAGTCGAGGAATATATCACAGATCCGGAATTGATTCACGAGAAATATCATCGTCTGGTTGATTTGGTGATAGACGGAGGATATGGAAATAATATTCCTTCAACGGTGATTGATTGTACTGGGGATGAGATTATTGTTACTAGACAAGGTTTGGGTGAGTTATAG
- a CDS encoding TrkH family potassium uptake protein, translating into MINFRFITNIIGKLLFVESAFLILCIIVALIYGENDLMAFIYSSIITLGVGSLMTFTVKVKDRVLAKKDGYFIVTCTWIIFTIFGCLPYLFGGTIPSVVDAIFETMSGFTTTGSSVIDNVETLPHATLFWRSLTQWMGGMGIIVLLLAILPGLGIEGRDLFVAEVPGPTHDKFTATFRSTARRMWYLYISLTAAQVILLLLGDMDLFDAICHSFTTMATGGYSTKQASIAYWDSAYIQYVIIIFMFIAGTNFGLLYVMLHGKLRKLFHDEEFKLYLYITLGASAIIAIVLFLNGYANLELSIRESIFQVVAILTTTGFVTANYLLWPPLTGAIIFALLFIGACAGSTSGGLKCIRLNLLFKNSFIEMKRIIHPNGIINVKYNGKSVHPNIMTGVMGFFILYIFIFAISSLIMSLFTQDIVTACSAAISSMSNVGPGFGGIGPMDNFANLHDFAKIFLSILMMVGRLEIFTVLVLFSKIFWKK; encoded by the coding sequence ATGATTAACTTTAGGTTTATTACCAACATTATAGGAAAACTTTTATTTGTAGAAAGTGCTTTCCTGATCCTATGTATTATCGTAGCCTTGATATACGGGGAGAATGATCTCATGGCTTTTATTTACTCCTCGATCATCACGCTGGGAGTCGGGAGTCTCATGACATTTACCGTGAAAGTCAAAGACCGGGTACTTGCCAAAAAAGACGGTTATTTTATTGTAACCTGCACGTGGATTATCTTCACCATCTTCGGTTGCTTACCTTACTTGTTCGGAGGTACAATTCCATCGGTTGTTGACGCCATATTCGAAACCATGTCCGGTTTCACGACAACAGGTTCCTCGGTGATAGACAATGTCGAGACCTTACCTCATGCCACGCTATTCTGGCGTTCCCTGACCCAATGGATGGGTGGTATGGGTATCATCGTGTTACTTTTAGCTATCCTTCCCGGCTTGGGAATCGAGGGACGCGATCTTTTCGTGGCCGAAGTGCCAGGTCCAACACATGACAAATTTACGGCAACCTTCAGATCTACGGCCCGGCGTATGTGGTACCTCTATATTTCACTAACAGCAGCTCAAGTCATTTTACTTCTATTAGGGGATATGGATCTTTTTGATGCCATCTGTCACTCGTTCACAACAATGGCTACCGGTGGATATTCAACCAAACAAGCTAGTATTGCTTATTGGGACTCCGCATATATCCAATACGTGATCATTATATTCATGTTTATTGCCGGAACAAATTTCGGTTTACTTTATGTCATGTTGCACGGTAAACTCCGAAAATTGTTTCATGACGAAGAATTTAAACTATACCTTTACATCACGTTAGGAGCCAGCGCAATCATCGCAATTGTCTTATTCCTGAATGGTTATGCAAACTTAGAGTTAAGCATACGGGAATCTATATTCCAAGTAGTTGCCATTTTAACTACAACAGGATTCGTCACTGCAAACTATCTATTATGGCCACCGCTCACGGGCGCCATCATCTTTGCCCTTCTATTTATCGGGGCGTGTGCCGGTTCTACTTCAGGAGGCTTGAAATGTATTCGACTCAATCTATTATTCAAAAATTCGTTTATCGAGATGAAACGAATTATTCATCCTAACGGAATTATCAATGTCAAGTATAACGGAAAAAGTGTTCATCCCAATATCATGACCGGAGTAATGGGCTTTTTTATCTTGTATATATTCATTTTCGCTATCTCCAGCCTGATCATGTCACTATTTACTCAAGATATAGTCACTGCCTGCAGTGCTGCCATCTCTAGCATGAGTAACGTGGGCCCCGGATTCGGAGGAATCGGACCGATGGATAACTTTGCAAACCTACACGACTTTGCCAAGATATTCTTATCCATTCTGATGATGGTCGGACGCTTGGAGATATTCACGGTTCTTGTTCTATTCAGTAAAATATTCTGGAAAAAGTAA
- the trkA gene encoding Trk system potassium transporter TrkA has protein sequence MNIVIAGAGEVGTHLANMLSKQEHNIMLIDSDEEKLEALGNQLDVMSIVGSCTSIGALKDAGVHKCDLFIAVNHQEDQNINSAILAKKLGAKQTIARVNNSEYLEDENKEYLKMIGIDSLIYPERLAAEEIVASLKQSGSRQLHEFSDGRLQLLGIKLWENAPVLNLTLIKMAERYGAQHFRVVAIKRADHTIIPRGNDSFRYGDLVFIVTKPFYVPNVFALCGKSQYEIKNVVIVGGSRIGIKTASLLEKNYNVKIIEKDREKCILIADKLKSSLVINGDGRDLALLREEGIKNTDAFISVTHSSETNILSCLLAKKLGVKKSVAEVENIDYIDLAENIGIGTLVNTKLIAASHIYRYTMNVDVKHLKFLTFSEAEVFEVTAELGSKITRKTLADMNFPENATVGGVIRNGDAIIAKGDVQIEAGDKVVIFALPSAVKKVIKLFQK, from the coding sequence GGGAGCAGGAGAAGTGGGGACACATCTCGCAAATATGCTTAGCAAGCAAGAACATAATATCATGTTGATCGACAGCGATGAAGAAAAGCTGGAAGCATTAGGTAATCAACTAGATGTCATGTCAATCGTGGGATCTTGTACCTCAATTGGTGCATTGAAAGATGCAGGAGTACATAAATGTGATTTGTTTATTGCAGTAAATCACCAAGAAGACCAAAATATCAACTCAGCAATCTTGGCAAAAAAACTCGGAGCCAAACAAACCATTGCCCGGGTAAATAATAGCGAGTACCTGGAAGATGAGAATAAAGAATACCTGAAAATGATCGGTATTGATTCGCTGATTTACCCGGAACGATTGGCCGCGGAAGAAATCGTAGCCTCCTTGAAACAGAGTGGTTCAAGGCAGTTGCACGAATTCTCGGATGGTCGCCTGCAACTACTGGGAATCAAGCTCTGGGAGAATGCTCCGGTACTCAACTTGACCTTGATAAAAATGGCAGAACGCTACGGAGCCCAACATTTCCGCGTTGTAGCCATCAAACGAGCTGATCACACAATCATACCGAGAGGGAATGATTCTTTCCGCTATGGAGACCTGGTGTTTATTGTAACAAAGCCTTTTTATGTCCCCAATGTATTCGCTCTTTGTGGCAAATCGCAATATGAGATTAAGAATGTTGTTATCGTGGGAGGCTCCCGTATCGGTATTAAAACAGCTTCTCTATTAGAGAAGAATTACAACGTAAAGATTATCGAAAAAGACCGGGAGAAATGTATTCTCATTGCCGACAAATTGAAATCCTCGCTGGTAATCAATGGTGACGGAAGAGATTTGGCCTTATTACGAGAAGAAGGGATAAAAAATACTGACGCTTTTATCAGTGTAACCCACTCATCTGAAACCAACATTCTTTCATGCTTGCTAGCAAAAAAACTCGGGGTAAAAAAGAGCGTGGCAGAGGTCGAGAATATCGACTATATCGATTTGGCTGAAAACATCGGCATTGGAACTCTCGTGAACACGAAATTGATTGCCGCCTCTCATATTTATCGTTACACGATGAACGTGGACGTAAAGCATTTGAAATTCCTCACCTTCTCGGAAGCCGAGGTGTTCGAGGTCACGGCAGAATTGGGTTCCAAGATTACCCGTAAAACTTTGGCAGACATGAATTTCCCAGAGAACGCAACGGTCGGGGGTGTTATCCGCAACGGGGATGCCATTATCGCTAAAGGAGACGTGCAAATCGAGGCCGGAGACAAAGTTGTTATTTTCGCCTTACCCAGTGCCGTGAAAAAAGTAATCAAATTATTTCAGAAATGA